The following DNA comes from Desulfovibrio intestinalis.
ACTTTCCCGTAGAACTCAGCACGGGACAGAGACAGAAGCTTCTCTGTTGCTTTTTCAATCTCAAAGTCTACCGCACCATTTCTGTCCCGGAGCCACCAGTCAAAGCAATGCTGCATAGCGGCCATTGCTTCTCCAGCCGACCAGGGCAGTATGTTGAGACGTATGGCGATTTCACCCACACCCGCCAGGAAGGCAAAATGATTGGCAACCCGTTTTGCTTGGGCAGACATGGACGTGCTCGCACGCCCGACAAGGAACTGGGCCATGTATCCATTAACCGCCTCACAAATCCCAGCATAGTCGTCTTTGATGTGCTGGATCATAGCCCGTAATGGGGCACCCCGGTATTCTTTACTGCTTTGTACCAATTTGTCGGAAAATTCTCCAGCGGGCATGCCGTCAGGTATAATCGTGAATATGCCGTGGTCAGTACCACCGTCTGCAAGGATACTGATAACGCGCACCTCATGCCCGGCCATGGCTTTATTCCTATAACCTTGGTCAGCACGGTCAGATATGGACACTTCACCTGAAGACAGAAATGTCAAATTCCACGTCGGTACACGACGGCTGACACCGGTCTTTGAAGAACGTGATTTGCCCTGGCCATTGGCAAGCATATAGGCTGCCTGGGCCACCACATCAGGGTCACACTGATTTATTTCATCAAGCAAAAGGCAGTTGTCGTTATGTTGTTCCGCTACGCCTTCAAGGCCATTGTCCGTTGTTCGCCACGACTTAAGCTCACCGCCAGTGACAGAACCCGCAACATGAAGGCTCGTCGTCTTGCCGCTGGAAGAATTACCGTAGAGGTGAATGCCAAAACCAGAATGCCTCATGAGCGTCAACAAGGGGCCGGACAGGGCCGCAATAATCGTCACCTGCAAAAGAGGGTTGCTCTCGCAATACCTCCCCACATGCTCTCTCCATTCTTCGAGTGTTCCCTTTGACTCAAACAGCTTGGACGCCACAGGGAAGCGGGAGCACAGATACTCGCACTGGCCGTGCTGACTTCCCAGATCAAAAGGTACAAATTTGTTGGCCTTTTCAACCCAACCATTTTTTTCAACAATCAAAGCCCGCTGCTTTGGGGTTGCTTTGCTAAGGTATTGTATAAGCCGCTGGCGGGGCAGTCTGCCTGGCTCCAGCAGCAAACCAGCTTCCGACAGGAGCGCAAGCGCCTCTTCACCTGAGCCGTTTAAGGATGTGAAAGGCACTAGACACTGATGGAGAATGCCATCAGGATCACGTATTTCAATAATCTTTGACCAGCCGCAGCTTTCAGCGTCACGAGCAGAAGCCTTTACTTCAAGTGAGGAAGAGATTTTTTCATAAGTGGTTTTGTCGCTGGCATCTGGATAAAATACAAGCTCTTCGTCCAGTACGGCAAAGGCATCGACTTCGAGAGTCGCAGCGAGCTTTCGCCGATAAAGATCCATAGGGCATTTTACTCGGCAGCCGCCTGAACAAGGGAATACTTTCTGGACTTCCTTACAGGTGATGGGAGAATAACTGTAGGCATTATGCAGCTTCTTTTGGGCCTCTTCTTCATTATAGCGGCGAGGATCAAGCTGACTATACATGTGGAATAATATCCGTCCCAATGGCCCACAGTGGGAAAAAATTCTGGCAAGCGCAAACCATTGGGGCTCTGAGAGTTCACCCGCATGCTGGCTGCAGAAAGTCACAAATTTACATTCTGTTTCCAGGCTTGCAACCTGGCTATCGGCGTTACGCCTGTCAGCAGTAAGACAAACAACCCTTTTGGCTTGCAAATAGGCTTCTTCCAGCATGGGAGCGCAGGTGATACCATTTCGGCTTCCTTCCTCCTCAATATGCCGGTCTTTTTTGACGAGTTCCTCAAAAAAAGAAGCTCCATTGTACATGATCTCGTCATATGTCACCGGCACCTTGTAATTGCCGTCAGCCCGCTGGATATGGGGCAGTCGGATGAGTTGGCCTTTGCCGCCCTTGAACCCGTTTGGATCAATGCACAGGTCTTCAGGGGTAAGTTTGCGGCTATCCTTAAGCGCACCAAGGACTGTACCGTCCCAAAGTTCCTTATGGGCAGCAATATTCAGAATGGAATCAAGGGTACGCCTGTAAATGGCAGGCAACTCAATGTCACCAGCTTCTGAACCTATAAGCTCTCGTGGGATAATCACATGGAAGCCCTTGCCGCCACTGGCGTAATAATGCAAATGGTTGGGGTTCACGTCATATTTTTGGGTAAGCAGCCTGCTGAAAATGCGAACAGCTTCAAGCGCTTTAGCAATATCGCCCACCTTGCCCAACGGATTGCCATCGTTATCAAACAACTCTTTTTTGGCATCGAAGTCCAGCACCAGGTCGCCATAGCGCATGGGCTGAGGTTTACCCTTTTCCACAGGGCCACTGAATTCGAAAATAGAAATGGCGGTATATCCGTCACCTACGGCTTCTTTGATGCCATCTGTGGAGGCAGGGTACTCTCTCCATTGCCGAGGCATTTCCGCAAAATCTGCGTGTTCCTGATCGGCATGGCCCGCGTAGACTATCCGCTTTTCCTTCTGCTCTGTCGGCGTAGAGGAACCATCCAGGATTTTCATGACAACTCCTGATAAGTATGCGTGCGATAGTCGTTCAGGGCCGAAATGGTCTGCATCGGGCTATTACACATATACTAATCAGCAGAAATGTATTTTTTAATTTTGTTTTTGAGGAAACGTGTTTTTGCGCTGTGCGAGGTGTGCGAGGTGTGCGAAAGCCAAAACACCTGAGAAGGCGAGGGGACAAAAATTTTGCACAGCGGTATCTGTGCGGCGATATAACCTGCAACAGACTTTGATTTTTTGCTTTGGCCTTGTTTTAGATTCTTTCTTGTGTTTATTTTTCTTCGCCTTGATCAATAGGTTGGCAAACATATGCACTATCTATCCATCTGATGCACATCCCCCCTAAGGGGGGATGTGCATCAGATGGATAGATCAGCAGAATCTGCCAACATGATAATTCAAAAAGAAAAAAGGATGGTTCTCCCCAAGGAGAACCTATAAATAGCCGCAGGAGCCGTTCAGCAGATTTCATCATCCGACTGCTTGGTAATGTCGGCTTCCTCGGGAGCAGTAAGCTTGCCTTCTTCCCTGAGCGCTTTGTAATGGCTGTGAGCGGCTGCCCTCTTACATATACCCATATCCACAATAGCATCGCATACTTCACCTTGTGCCTGATCCGAGTGCTCTTTGACATAATTGAGGATGGCCTGATCAATATCCGGCTTATCGGGGGTGGATGCTCTCTTATTCGAATTTTTTATGTCTTCGTCTTCACCAGCCGGAAGGGCTGTGGTAGGCGATACTATTGCAACTTGACCGATAGGCTGAAAGGTCATGCCGTCGGATTCGTTTTTAATACTGTATTTGATCCAGGGCTTATCAGTAAATTCAAAATTACGATTTTTTGTTGCTGTGGCCTCAATTGCGTGTGTACTATTTTTCAGTTGCAATGCTGCATCCACACTGATGTCTTTCCCCATAGAACCAAAAGAGGCATGTCCACTTTTCCCTTGGTGGTCAACTACGATGCCAGTTTTACCGTGTCGCCTGCACCAGCTATAAAAATTATTTAATTCCTTGATAGCTGTATATTCCGAGCTCATAGCTGTTGGGATAACTTTAAACAGGCTGTCCACTATAATGATGTCAGCTTGTTCAAGGTCGGGCAGCAGGTCTAGCCACCCCTCTTCAGTGTCCAACACTAAATTCTTTTTTTCTGCCACCGAGGAGCGGACTATAAGATTATTTGCGGCATCCTCAGGCAATCCAAGCCCTTTGGCAATTGAACGAGCACGTTCTTTCAGCTTGCCTGGGGGCATTTCGCCGTCAATCAGCAGCACACGGTATTTACGTGAAGGATATACACGTCCGTTCAACGCCTTATGCCCATTTGCGAAGCACAGAGCCAATAGAAGCGAAAACAGACTCTTCCCTACGCCGCGCCACGCAAATATGGTCATCTGGTCATCCAAAGAAAGCAACCCTTCCAGAAGTGGCTCTGGCTCGCTTTCCCCACCTGGCAACTCCAACAAAGGTTGCCCTTGGGGTAAAATACCCTGAGGGGGCTCCACGCCAAATTCACGGCGACAGTGCTGTGCGAATGTAGAAAGATCGCATTCACCGCTTGGAAATGCTATCGGATAAATGTCTTGGGCAAGCTTAATAATATTTTGAACCTGGTTTGTTGCTTTTTTTTCTTGCCGTTTCAAAAAAATGGGAAACAACCCCTGCGCCTGTAACACCAAGAATAGCTTATAAGCCTCATAGCACCCATCAACAGTATCGTCTGGGAAAATAATGGGCGTCATTGACCCCAGGGATGCCCAATCGCTCATTTCAACCGAACTGTATGTTGTCACAGGAAACGTTTTTGGTATCCATGTGTGATCCTGTTTGATAGTTTCGCATGTCCACTCATTTGCACATATAAGGGCATATTTAGATCTACCGCGCCACCGTGACAGTGCATGTAGGTCATACAAAGGACAATTATGATGAGGATGGAGCAGATCAAAAACAACATTACCAGTAGAGTTACCAACACGCTGCCAGGCTGATATGGGAAGCTTGGCAACCATTCCTGAATCATCAAATAAATACATAATACCAAAGACTGTACTTCCATTCTCTGTGGAGTACCAATACACTCTAAATTTTTTGAATCCAAAATCTATCGGAACAGAGCGTTCAATGGCTTGCATTGCGTTAGCCTTGTCTCTGTCCGTCATCAACACGTTGTTGTGACAAGCCTTTCGATTAAACAGATAACGATCCTCTTGAGTAAGGCTCACCCTCAAACGTTGGAGGATGTTGGAGTAGACGTTTTGTGGGAGCCATCCGCATTTTTGCTGAAAAAGCGGACCAAGGTAATACCCACATGAGGCGGGGTGCTGTTCGGCATCTAAGATGGACTGCTTGTCTTCACTATTCCCTTGTAGCAGATTAACACGGCCAGGCCTTTCAGTAGTATACGCACCGCAGCTTTCAGGATGCAAAGAAATAGCAGTATTATCAGATAGAAAAATATTTTTGTTTTCTTGCGTTGCATTATGATCAAGGATAGTTGCTAATCTTGCCACAAGAGCGGGGTCTGTCTGAACTTTACGCCAAAATAAGTCTTGCAGAAGTGCATCATTTACAAAGCCATACAGGCTCCAGGCTGGATGGCCGAATGCCTTTGGGTAACGCGGGGTATATTGGTACATAAATCCTCCAAGTGAGGCAGGACCACACCTGTTTCACTTGCCAATTTAACGGCGAATTTCAGTTGCTGTTTAAAAAGTATCAACAGATACTGCTATATAAACCAGCATTGTCAATGGATGCAAGGAATGAAGCGTAGGCCGCAGGCAAGGATGTGTAACAATGCTTGTCTGGGGTATGTCTGGCATGATTCATAAATGGGGTTCGGCAGACGTGAGGCGTATGCCCCTTGCTGATGGGGGCGAGATGGGCTAAAAAAGGGTATATGGTACAGCGTGTGAGTGTGCCACTCACTGGGTCACCAATCCAAGAAATCTTATCAAGTCAGCCACAAAAAGAAAAAGGAATTGGGCTTGTTAGCTCAATTCCTAAATTCGTGGTGCCGAGGGCGGGACTCGGCAGTGGTGAGAAAAGGACTCGAACCAACTGGCTGTATTGCTTGATAAGTTAAAAGAGCAGGGTAGTTATGGTGACCCAGTGAGTGGCACACTCACACGCTGTGCCAGATGTCTTTTTTAGCTCATCTCACCCTCATCAGCAAGGGGCACACGTCTCACCTCTGCCGCACCCCATTTATAAACCATGCCGGACATAACCCTGCCTATCTCATTTTCCTTGTCTGTGTCTGGTTGAGTAGATATCACACCTGTCCGATTTTTGGGAGGCACTTCTGACCATCAGGCCACAGGAAAGAACTTCATGGCTATGTTTCGCCACATTGATAGCTACCAAAATCAATTCATTTTTGTCATGTTGACCAAGGTCATCGTAGCATTCTCCTTTTGGGTATAGGGATATCGTTAAGAATACTGATGACGACGGTGACCTGCTACTTAATATTCCGGTGGTACTACGGTCCGGAATCCAGCGATAAGGCCCTGGATGCTTGGGCTTTTGAGCACGGTGTGCAAATAGAGTTTACTCGTTCGGGGAAGCCCACGGATAATGGACACATTGACAACTTTAACGAAAAATTTCGGGATGAGTGTTTAAAACAGAACGCATTTCTGTCCCTGCCTGATGCCCGAAGAACCGTTGAAGCGAAGAACCGTTGAAGCATCGCGCCAGGATCACAACCAGCCGTGCCCGCATAGTGCATTGGGCTGCTGACACCGGAAGAATTCCGTGAAAAGAATATAACCTGCAACCCATTGGGAGCCACTAACTTTCAGTGGTATACGTAGTGGGGTACGGTCAAACTGCCCTGATAACTGTTATTTATGTAGAATGGAGCGCATCATGTCCAATTATGATAATGCTAAAGTGGCATTCTGGGGCAAATCATTCGACAAGTTTTACGTAAACGTAGATAAGGAAATTAATGAAATCAACAATAAAAGTTTATATAAACGACTTAAAGATGATAACTATGCTGATTTTTACAAATGCTTAGTTGTTCATGAATTTTACTCTAAAGATAAAATGTATCAGAAATATATCCTTAGTATTTTTGGAGTTGATGAATTAAAGAGAAAATCTTTAGTTGAACATCCTCAACCTGAAAAACTTTTACCTACTATTGTAATGGCATTGGGCTATCCTACTATTATTGCAGCAATTCTTTTGGGAAAATCTTTGAGAATAGAGCCTAGGCACTGTTTTTCTATGCCTTCACGATCTACCCTTCGTGCCAATACCTCCATTGTCAGTCCTGTGGAATGATTATATAATTCTTCCACGGTGTTAATTTGCTCTCTTTATTTATAAAACTGAATACAAAAACTGCTAATTTTTTAAGCGACTTGCACAATGCAGCACCATTTAAGCCGCCAACAGCTGGAAGCCCTCACTCTTCGGTGGGAGCAATGGGAATCTGAAGCTACGACCAAGGTGCAAAAAATTGCGCGGGCGAGGCTGCATCTGCTGTTTTTGCTGTTTCGTTACGGTGGATTGCGCCTCAGTGAGGCCATGGCGCTCAACCCGCGCCAAGCTATAGACACTATCACGGGGATGATGCGCGTGCCTGGCCCCAATGCCCGTGAATTGTTATTGCCTCTGAGCGTTATGCGGCACGTCCGGCGCATACTCAGTCTTCCTGAAGCTTCTGATATCGATTTTCTGCGCTTTGATCAGGGTTTTGTGCGCAAGAAGCTTTATGCGGTGGGTGGAACTATGGGGCTGCCCTCCGCCGTGGTGGGACCGCGGGCCATCCGCTATTCGCGGGGGCTTGAGCTGCTGGGTCTGCATGTGCCCATGCCTCTGGTGCAAAAATTTCTAGGGCAGCAAGAATCTGCACAACTGGCGGCCTTCTTGAACTTTTCAAATGGTGAGGCGCGCCGTATTTTGGTCAGCCAGGCATACGGCCGGGAAAGAGCCCAGTGCTCCCAGTCTGGCGGAGATAATGACGACACCAATCTTTTTCTTGGTATTGTCAGTGCAGTGGTTGTGGGCATGCGAAAAATTCAGGTGGAAGTGACCACCTTTTCTGATCTGCGGCTGACTGCCTTTTGTGATCCCGAGCAGGTTGGTCTTCTGGAGATTCATGAGAATCAGGTAGTGAGCGTTAGGATTGATCCAGAAGGCATTGTGCTGTGCTCTGAAAAAACAACAACAAGCCTGACGAACTGCGTATGCGGCATTGTGGAAAGCCTGCATGCCGATATGGTAGAAACTTTTGTTTGTCTGAGGCTGTCCGATGGCACTACCATACGGGCTACGCTTGAAACCCTGGCCGTGGGCAAACTGCATCTGACTGAAGGCAAAAAGATTTTTGCCGTTTTTCCCGCAACCGCCGTGTATTTGCTGGCGGATTAAAATCGACGTCACAATTCCCCACCGATATAGCTGAACCTTGGCCTGTTATTTTCTGCTGTGACCATGAGGCGCGAGCATTTGCTGCCATGGTCATGTCTTTTATGTCACGCTTTTTAATGATATCGTGATAATCGCATTGACAGCAGGACGCATCGGCTCGATCGGGCGAGTATTTTAACGTTAAAATACTCTGAAGGCGATGGCGTGAGCCGCCGCCCGCCGCGCAGGCGTAAGTCAGCTTCACCGTTGCCCATTAGGGCCTGCGGATGCTTTCTGCGCTGCAACGACTGCCGCGAAGGCAGTGCTGCTATTTGTTTGCGCTGGCAAATGCCGAAGCAAGCGTCTTCAAATTTTGAGAATGTACATTCTCAAAATTAATTTGCCATGATGAATTTTAAAAGGAGTATAACATGTTCCGTTTCTTTTTGTCTGTCTGCGTCTTGGGCTCTCTGGCTCTGACCCCTTTTGCGCGGGCCGCTGACACTCTCATGATGGCCACTACCACCAGCACTCAGGACTCGGGTCTGTTGGAGTACCTTGAACCTGTTTTCAAAAAAGAAACGGGCATAGAGCTTAAATGGGTGGCCGTGGGTACAGGCAAGGCGCTTGAAATCGCCAAAAACTGCGATGCCGATGTATTGCTGGTACATGCCCCGTCAGCGGAAATGGAGTTTGTCAAGGCCGGACATGGCACGGACCGCCGTCAGGTCATGTACAACGATTTTATCATTGTGGGGCCTGCATCTGATCCGGCTGGCATCAAGGGCAAAAGCACGGCAGAAGCTCTTGGCGGCATCTTTGAGGCCAAGGCCGGTTTCGTGAGCAGGGGCGACCAATCCGGCACACACAAGGCCGAGCAGAAGCTCTGGAAGCAGGCTGACATCACGCCTGACAAAGATCCCAAATATTTTTCCGCCGGGCAGGGTATGATAGCCACGCTGAACATGGCCGCAGAAAAACAGGCCTATTCACTGACAGACCGTGGAACGTGGATTACCTTCGCTGACAAGATGGGCGACAAGAATCCTCTGGTCATCGTGGTGGAAGGAGACAAGGCCCTGTTCAATCAGTACAGCGTCATTACGGTCAATGCCGCGCAGTGCCCCAAGGTCAAAAAGGATCTGGCGCAAAAATTCGAAGACTGGTGGGTGGCCCCGTCCACACAGCAGAAAATTGCGGATTACAAGCTGAAGGGTAAACAGCTTTTCTTCCCCAACGCTGAATCCGGCGCAGGAAAGTAACTGCACAAGTGACAATCGCCGGGGGGGCAGATCTGTTTGTGATGATTTGTCTCCCCGGCATGCCTTAAAGTTTTTTTGTTTTTTTACTCTTCTGCGAGCGCCCGTATGGAATATCTTATCAACGGCCTTTCTGGCGCGTTTTCTCTTCTAATCCATATGGATGCGGCTACACTGTCCGCCATATACGCCACTTTGCTCTCCACCTGTTACGCCATGACGGTGGCACTGCTGCTCGGGCTGCCGCTGGGCTTCGTCCTTGGTTACTGCACCTTCCCCGGTAAAAGAGCATTACGCCTCATTTCTGATACACTTCTGGCTTTTCCCACAGTGCTCATCGGGCTGTTGGTCTATGCCTTTATAACGGCCCGCGGACCCTTGGGCCAGTACGGGCTGCTTTTTACGCTGCCGGGCATGGCTATTGGGCAGGCCGTATTGGCTCTGCCCATCGTAACTTCATGGACGGCGCAGGCAGTGGAGAGCCTGGATCCGCGCTGTCGGGAAACGCTGCTCACTCTCGGGGCCAACGGCAGGCAGGTCGCCGCTCTCGCACTGTGGGAATGCCGCTACTCCATTGGCATGGTTTCCATCACGGCCTTCGGGCGTGTCATCACTGAAGTGGGCGTGGCCATGATGCTGGGGGGGAATATCCGTTACGCCACCCGCACAATGACAACGGCCATCGCGCTTGAAACCAGCAAGGGCGATTTTGCTCAGGGCATTGCCCTGGGGCTCATACTTTTGCTCATGGCTTTTATCATCAATTTGATGCTGGCCTTTTTTCGCCACAGGGGCCGGGTATGACAGAGAAGAAGGATTTGTTGTACCAGGGGCGCGATCTTGTGCAAGTATACGGCGATCGTATTGTACTGAATGTGCCTCACATTGAAATCGTACGGGGTGAGGCGCTTGCCCTGACGGGCCCCAACGGCTGCGGAAAGTCAACGTTGTTACGCATCCT
Coding sequences within:
- a CDS encoding DUF927 domain-containing protein, whose product is MRYGDLVLDFDAKKELFDNDGNPLGKVGDIAKALEAVRIFSRLLTQKYDVNPNHLHYYASGGKGFHVIIPRELIGSEAGDIELPAIYRRTLDSILNIAAHKELWDGTVLGALKDSRKLTPEDLCIDPNGFKGGKGQLIRLPHIQRADGNYKVPVTYDEIMYNGASFFEELVKKDRHIEEEGSRNGITCAPMLEEAYLQAKRVVCLTADRRNADSQVASLETECKFVTFCSQHAGELSEPQWFALARIFSHCGPLGRILFHMYSQLDPRRYNEEEAQKKLHNAYSYSPITCKEVQKVFPCSGGCRVKCPMDLYRRKLAATLEVDAFAVLDEELVFYPDASDKTTYEKISSSLEVKASARDAESCGWSKIIEIRDPDGILHQCLVPFTSLNGSGEEALALLSEAGLLLEPGRLPRQRLIQYLSKATPKQRALIVEKNGWVEKANKFVPFDLGSQHGQCEYLCSRFPVASKLFESKGTLEEWREHVGRYCESNPLLQVTIIAALSGPLLTLMRHSGFGIHLYGNSSSGKTTSLHVAGSVTGGELKSWRTTDNGLEGVAEQHNDNCLLLDEINQCDPDVVAQAAYMLANGQGKSRSSKTGVSRRVPTWNLTFLSSGEVSISDRADQGYRNKAMAGHEVRVISILADGGTDHGIFTIIPDGMPAGEFSDKLVQSSKEYRGAPLRAMIQHIKDDYAGICEAVNGYMAQFLVGRASTSMSAQAKRVANHFAFLAGVGEIAIRLNILPWSAGEAMAAMQHCFDWWLRDRNGAVDFEIEKATEKLLSLSRAEFYGKVGDTYPIKRLAADNKDCFFIPRTYAVAEICKDFQYKSLVTNLKEKGLLILTKDGEVREQFWQGCNDNRPRGFAIIRDNLYGESAHGIIESPLPLGEKLSIVYQTVDDNDF
- a CDS encoding AAA family ATPase; translated protein: MYQYTPRYPKAFGHPAWSLYGFVNDALLQDLFWRKVQTDPALVARLATILDHNATQENKNIFLSDNTAISLHPESCGAYTTERPGRVNLLQGNSEDKQSILDAEQHPASCGYYLGPLFQQKCGWLPQNVYSNILQRLRVSLTQEDRYLFNRKACHNNVLMTDRDKANAMQAIERSVPIDFGFKKFRVYWYSTENGSTVFGIMYLFDDSGMVAKLPISAWQRVGNSTGNVVFDLLHPHHNCPLYDLHALSRWRGRSKYALICANEWTCETIKQDHTWIPKTFPVTTYSSVEMSDWASLGSMTPIIFPDDTVDGCYEAYKLFLVLQAQGLFPIFLKRQEKKATNQVQNIIKLAQDIYPIAFPSGECDLSTFAQHCRREFGVEPPQGILPQGQPLLELPGGESEPEPLLEGLLSLDDQMTIFAWRGVGKSLFSLLLALCFANGHKALNGRVYPSRKYRVLLIDGEMPPGKLKERARSIAKGLGLPEDAANNLIVRSSVAEKKNLVLDTEEGWLDLLPDLEQADIIIVDSLFKVIPTAMSSEYTAIKELNNFYSWCRRHGKTGIVVDHQGKSGHASFGSMGKDISVDAALQLKNSTHAIEATATKNRNFEFTDKPWIKYSIKNESDGMTFQPIGQVAIVSPTTALPAGEDEDIKNSNKRASTPDKPDIDQAILNYVKEHSDQAQGEVCDAIVDMGICKRAAAHSHYKALREEGKLTAPEEADITKQSDDEIC
- a CDS encoding integrase core domain-containing protein — protein: MTTVTCYLIFRWYYGPESSDKALDAWAFEHGVQIEFTRSGKPTDNGHIDNFNEKFRDECLKQNAFLSLPDARRTVEAKNR
- a CDS encoding TOBE domain-containing protein, translated to MQHHLSRQQLEALTLRWEQWESEATTKVQKIARARLHLLFLLFRYGGLRLSEAMALNPRQAIDTITGMMRVPGPNARELLLPLSVMRHVRRILSLPEASDIDFLRFDQGFVRKKLYAVGGTMGLPSAVVGPRAIRYSRGLELLGLHVPMPLVQKFLGQQESAQLAAFLNFSNGEARRILVSQAYGRERAQCSQSGGDNDDTNLFLGIVSAVVVGMRKIQVEVTTFSDLRLTAFCDPEQVGLLEIHENQVVSVRIDPEGIVLCSEKTTTSLTNCVCGIVESLHADMVETFVCLRLSDGTTIRATLETLAVGKLHLTEGKKIFAVFPATAVYLLAD
- a CDS encoding substrate-binding domain-containing protein: MFRFFLSVCVLGSLALTPFARAADTLMMATTTSTQDSGLLEYLEPVFKKETGIELKWVAVGTGKALEIAKNCDADVLLVHAPSAEMEFVKAGHGTDRRQVMYNDFIIVGPASDPAGIKGKSTAEALGGIFEAKAGFVSRGDQSGTHKAEQKLWKQADITPDKDPKYFSAGQGMIATLNMAAEKQAYSLTDRGTWITFADKMGDKNPLVIVVEGDKALFNQYSVITVNAAQCPKVKKDLAQKFEDWWVAPSTQQKIADYKLKGKQLFFPNAESGAGK
- a CDS encoding ABC transporter permease, producing MEYLINGLSGAFSLLIHMDAATLSAIYATLLSTCYAMTVALLLGLPLGFVLGYCTFPGKRALRLISDTLLAFPTVLIGLLVYAFITARGPLGQYGLLFTLPGMAIGQAVLALPIVTSWTAQAVESLDPRCRETLLTLGANGRQVAALALWECRYSIGMVSITAFGRVITEVGVAMMLGGNIRYATRTMTTAIALETSKGDFAQGIALGLILLLMAFIINLMLAFFRHRGRV